The DNA region TCCATCTTCTATAAAGACTTTAAGGCTGGAAATTGGTCTTTGCCATGAAAAAAAGGGTGCGCCAAGGTTCTGCTTAACATATTTGGAAGATGGCAGCGGATATGGCCAGGCAACAGAAGATGCCCGATTCATCATCATCTTGTGTTTTTAAAGGAGTGTACTTCTTTCAGTATCTGCAAAACACCTTTCTGCTTGATTTATGACCAACGAGTAATTGTGTTCATCGAGATAGACAGAAAAGAGAACGCGATGCAATATGTTTTCTTTGAAAGATCAATGTGATAGGAATTTTGTCTTGGACCAGTTCGGCGTTTGGTCTGGAGGTAGTATGATACTGGTGTGATATTCAGGTTTCAACTGAAATGTTGGTGTTCCTAGATAATGAATGGACTTGGGACTGAGCTCCCGTTTTGTTTTCGCTTTTCCTTTGCTTGTGTCATGTATGGCTACACAGTACACGCTCGTTCCCGGTTGTTTGTGTTCCGACGCTATGAAATGTTTGCTCTCGCCTGCGGATGTGTCCTGCTGGCAGCTAGGGATCGTCCAGGCTGCGGTGTCAGTAGCGGCACGGCCACGGGGCGCTGCGACGGCGCACCAGAGCCGGGGGCAGGTGTCTGCTCTGCGAACCTCGGATGCGTGCATGGGAGACAAGAGGCACCAACGCAGAGCACGAGGTGACAAGCGGAGCAAGCGAACAAgaacgccgcccccgcccccgcccatATCTATCCCCGTCCGGCCGTAGCGAGCCGAGCGTTAACCCACCCACGTTCTCGCGAGCGCGCCATGGAGGACAccgggccgccggcggcggcggcgagcgcggcgccTGGAGCGAGGGTGGATGATGCTGGTGCTGGTGCCGAGAGGCCGGTGGCCAAGGAGCTCAAGGTGGTGGTCGCCGTGGACGCGAGCGAGGAGAGCCTGCACGCGCTGTCGTGGGCGCTGGACAACATCGTGCGGTGCCACCCGAACGCGTCGCTCGTCGTCGTCCACGCCCAGCACGCCGTCGACCACTTCGTCTACCCCATCGCGGCGCACGGTATCGGTAGTCTACTcaccgccccgcgccgctctctAGCTACCTTCGCCCGCCCGcacccccccccaaccccccccGCCGACGCTGACGCTTTCGAGTAACCCGTGCGCTGCTGATTCTGATTCCGAAGGCATCGCATACGCGCCGCCCTCGGCGGTGGAGTCCATGCGGAAGGCGCAGGAGGAGAACTCCCGGCGGAtcctggcgcgcgccctggacCTGTGCAAGGAGCGGCAGGTGGACGCCACGGCGGCCGTCGTGGAGGGTGACGCCAAGGAGGCCATCTGCCAGGCCGTCGAGCAGATGCAGGCCGGGCTCCTCGTCCTCGGCAGCCGGGGCCTCGGCAAGATCAAGAGGTACCCTCACCCATCTGCACACGGAGCAAATCAGACAGCATGTTTATTGTTCGTGCAAGGATGTAGACCCAAATTCTCCGCGGCTCATGTATGTTGGTGACGACGAGTGCAGGGCGTTCTTGGGCAGCGTGAGCGACTACCTCAGCCATCACGCCTGCTGCCCGGTGCTGGTCGTCAAGCCGACCAAAGCGCAGGCCAAGTGAACTCCGGTGACGCCTGTCAAGTCCTAGTAATGGTATTGGTAGCAGTACTCTGAGCCGTCGATAAGCTTGATCAAGGCATCAAGCTGTGTGTGTCTGTATCTGTGTGTTTCTAATATTTGTACAAAACTGTACAAACTGAATAAGGAATCGATGTAAGGCATGTCTGCACAAATTGTTCAGAGAGTCTCTTTTGCTTGCTGAGAAGCATATTAGATTGTTCATCGGCACAGACCAATATAGCCCCCCATAAAGATGATCACGGGAAAATGAGGTACAGTAACGGTGTAAACACAAATGAGGCACACAGATTCATCAAACAACCGTCGCTACAGTTGAAATTGGAGCGACTCCTTCGCGAGCTGCAGAACAAAGATGCAGCGTTTTCATAGGATTAAACAGCTCTGGATCGGCCAAAGCACGTGACCATTCTCTAGGCAGattagcagcagcaacaagTGCCAGGAACAAAATAGTCCGTAGTGTACAGCTACATGGGAGCACCATCACTTCGCTCCCAGGTCCCAACCGCCAAGTCTGTCCGCGGGGTCGTAATTTGTAAACAGCCGGAACTCGTTGCCCAGTTTGTTCGAGTGCTGAGGCCTGAAACCGCAGGGATGAACATTCAGGAGCTCCAACGCCCGGTCCTTCTGAACTTCCCCTGGCAATATAAGAATGAAACCGTTTAAATTTTCGTTTGATAATACAGTGCTCCATTATGCATTTTGGTATGGAATGAATAAACTTTACTGCCATAGTATTGCAGTTACGACTACAACTACTACAACTCTACAAGAGATACCACATTCCAGTACACTTCTAAACGGATTCTACAATGGTTTAAGTTGCATCACATACAGTTGCATACAAGTAGAGGTGATGTTATTGTGAATGTTGCAGTTAACTGGTGTGTCTCTTGCTTCACTGCAAGGCATTACTTTAATTGATCATTCTAGCAAAAGTAacaatgcacaatcaacttcGAATACAGGAGTTCGACAGGATTACTTGTTGATCGCAGAACAACATCAAAGTATCAAAGCAGCGTCAAAATAATCTCATTCACTTGACGCAGAATTGCCATGAGCATCAGTTACCtgtgagcagcagcaggaatGAACCTTCAGGCTGTGCGAGGAAAGACACAGTCTTGGCAATCTTCTCCAAGCACTCCTTACTCTGCAATTACAACCAACGAATCACCATTTCTCCTCGAATTTTACACTAATCCCAAATGCCAATAAATATAATCAAACACTAGTAGGTAATCTCCAGGTAGAAACCGTACCAGGTAAGGAGGGTCCGCGACGACGACGCGGTAGGCGTGCTTCATCGCCGCCGGCAGCTCCTCCGGCCGGTTGTAGTCGTAGaaggtgaagtcgccgccgtaCTGCCCGAACCGCTCGTCGTACTCCAGCAGCTGCGCGGGCACGCCCGGGTCGGTCTTCTTCAGGTAGGCGTAGAGCGTCGGGCACGCGATGCAGGCCACGGCGCCGGCAGAGGAGCCCGAGCCAGAAGGGGAGACGAGGCGGACGACCTCCTCGACCAGCGCCCGCGCGGTGCGCTCGTCGTACCAGAA from Panicum hallii strain FIL2 chromosome 9, PHallii_v3.1, whole genome shotgun sequence includes:
- the LOC112875215 gene encoding universal stress protein A-like protein isoform X1; the protein is MEDTGPPAAAASAAPGARVDDAGAGAERPVAKELKVVVAVDASEESLHALSWALDNIVRCHPNASLVVVHAQHAVDHFVYPIAAHGIGIAYAPPSAVESMRKAQEENSRRILARALDLCKERQVDATAAVVEGDAKEAICQAVEQMQAGLLVLGSRGLGKIKRAFLGSVSDYLSHHACCPVLVVKPTKAQAK
- the LOC112875215 gene encoding universal stress protein A-like protein isoform X2; the protein is MEDTGPPAAAASAAPGARVDDAGAGAERPVAKELKVVVAVDASEESLHALSWALDNIVRCHPNASLVVVHAQHAVDHFVYPIAAHGIAYAPPSAVESMRKAQEENSRRILARALDLCKERQVDATAAVVEGDAKEAICQAVEQMQAGLLVLGSRGLGKIKRAFLGSVSDYLSHHACCPVLVVKPTKAQAK
- the LOC112875214 gene encoding LOW QUALITY PROTEIN: EEF1A lysine methyltransferase 1 (The sequence of the model RefSeq protein was modified relative to this genomic sequence to represent the inferred CDS: deleted 1 base in 1 codon), whose amino-acid sequence is MAAPASGMEDERVSGEVKREEDDDEDVPQLSAVAMEALREFLAEQQRPEEQDEGEGGGWVELVAEDWRLSQFWYDERTARALVEEVVRLVSPSGSGSSAGAVACIACPTLYAYLKKTDPGVPAQLLEYDERFGQYGGDFTFYDYNRPEELPAAMKHAYRVVVADPPYLSKECLEKIAKTVSFLAQPEGSFLLLLTGEVQKDRALELLNVHPCGFRPQHSNKLGNEFRLFTNYDPADRLGGWDLGRSDGAPM